The proteins below are encoded in one region of Paraburkholderia phenazinium:
- the xdhB gene encoding xanthine dehydrogenase molybdopterin binding subunit, which produces MNKQTDAFIHHAADRAESETASIGTSLPHESAALHVSGEATYTDDIPELQGTLHAALGLSRHAHARIASLDLSAVRSAPGVIAVLSATDIPGENNCGPVLHDDPILADDEVLYLGQPVFAVIAESHELARRAAALAKSDDVVRYDPLDVVLTPAEAKAKKQFVLPPLHLTRGEPAAKIAAAPHQIQGSFDVGGQEQFYLEGQVAYAVPKEMDSMLVYSSTQHPSEMQQVVAHMLDWPAHSVVCECRRMGGGFGGKESQSALFACVAALAAKLLQRPVKLRADRDDDFMITGKRHDAVYEYEAGFDDTGRILGARVEIALRAGYSADLSGAVATRAVCHFDNAYYLSDVDIVALCCKTNTQSNTAFRGFGGPQGALVMEVMLDSIARQLKLDPLDVRLANYYGVGERDVTPYGQRVEDNVIAPLTDELLASSDYRARRAALAVYNATSPVLKRGIAFSPVKFGISFNVPFLNQAGALVHVYKDGSILVNHGGTEMGQGLNTKVAQVVANELGVPLSRVRATATDTSKVANTSATAASTGSDLNGKAAEAAARTIRERLAALAARELGGEPDAVQFKDSMVHANGVTMPFPQLVNMAYLARVQLWSDGFYATPKVHWDAKTLTGHPFYYFAYGAAVSEVVVDTLTGEWKLVRADVLHDAGQSINPAIDIGQVEGGFIQGMGWLTTEELWWNRDGRLMTHAPSTYKIPAVSDTPAAFHVQLYRNENAEPTVFRSKAVGEPPLLLPFSVFLAIRDAIAATAPQANHAPPLRAPATPEAILDALEAMQQAASVVSMPAAGSSDPKEPETAATSVGNTTAGAAPKTPASVDTAT; this is translated from the coding sequence ATGAACAAGCAGACCGACGCATTCATCCACCATGCCGCGGACCGGGCCGAAAGCGAGACGGCTTCGATCGGCACATCCTTGCCGCACGAGTCCGCCGCGTTGCATGTCAGCGGCGAAGCCACCTATACGGACGACATCCCCGAGCTCCAAGGCACGTTGCACGCAGCGCTCGGACTGTCACGCCATGCGCACGCGCGGATCGCCTCGCTCGATCTGAGCGCCGTGCGCAGCGCCCCGGGCGTAATCGCGGTGTTGAGCGCCACCGACATTCCAGGTGAGAACAATTGCGGGCCGGTGTTGCATGACGATCCGATCCTCGCCGACGACGAAGTGCTGTACCTCGGTCAACCGGTGTTCGCGGTCATTGCCGAAAGCCACGAACTCGCGCGCCGCGCTGCGGCGCTGGCGAAAAGCGATGACGTGGTCCGCTATGACCCGTTGGACGTCGTGCTCACCCCGGCCGAAGCCAAAGCGAAAAAGCAGTTCGTCCTGCCGCCCTTGCATCTGACGCGCGGCGAGCCCGCGGCGAAAATCGCCGCCGCGCCACATCAGATCCAGGGTAGTTTCGACGTTGGCGGTCAGGAGCAGTTTTATCTCGAAGGCCAGGTCGCGTATGCCGTCCCCAAAGAGATGGACAGCATGCTGGTCTACAGTTCGACACAGCATCCGAGCGAAATGCAACAGGTGGTCGCGCATATGCTCGACTGGCCGGCGCATAGCGTCGTCTGCGAATGCCGGCGTATGGGTGGTGGCTTCGGCGGGAAGGAATCGCAATCGGCATTGTTTGCCTGCGTCGCGGCGCTCGCCGCAAAGTTGCTGCAACGTCCGGTCAAACTACGCGCCGACCGCGACGACGACTTCATGATCACCGGCAAGCGCCACGATGCTGTCTACGAATACGAAGCCGGCTTCGACGACACCGGCCGCATTCTCGGCGCACGGGTCGAAATTGCCCTGCGCGCAGGTTATTCTGCGGACCTTTCCGGCGCCGTCGCGACGCGCGCAGTGTGCCACTTCGACAACGCGTACTACCTGTCCGACGTGGACATCGTGGCGCTGTGCTGCAAGACCAATACGCAGTCGAACACCGCGTTTCGCGGCTTCGGCGGCCCGCAGGGCGCGTTGGTAATGGAAGTGATGCTCGACAGCATCGCCCGGCAGCTGAAACTCGATCCGCTCGATGTGCGGCTTGCCAATTACTACGGTGTCGGCGAGCGCGATGTCACGCCATACGGACAACGTGTCGAAGATAACGTGATTGCGCCGCTCACCGACGAACTGCTCGCGTCAAGCGACTACCGGGCACGCCGCGCCGCGCTCGCCGTCTATAACGCAACGAGTCCCGTGCTCAAACGCGGCATCGCCTTCTCACCGGTGAAATTCGGCATCTCGTTCAACGTGCCTTTTCTCAATCAGGCCGGCGCATTGGTGCACGTCTACAAGGACGGTTCAATCCTCGTCAATCACGGCGGCACCGAAATGGGCCAGGGGCTCAACACGAAGGTGGCCCAGGTGGTCGCCAACGAGCTCGGCGTGCCGCTCTCGCGGGTACGCGCGACGGCGACCGACACGTCCAAGGTGGCCAACACCTCGGCCACGGCCGCCTCCACAGGCAGCGATCTGAACGGCAAGGCAGCCGAAGCCGCAGCACGCACGATTCGCGAGCGGCTCGCCGCGCTGGCTGCCAGAGAACTCGGCGGCGAACCCGACGCCGTGCAGTTCAAGGACAGCATGGTGCACGCCAACGGCGTGACAATGCCCTTCCCGCAACTCGTCAACATGGCGTATCTGGCGCGTGTGCAGTTGTGGTCCGATGGCTTCTATGCGACACCCAAGGTGCACTGGGACGCGAAGACACTGACCGGTCATCCGTTCTACTATTTCGCGTATGGTGCGGCGGTATCGGAAGTCGTGGTGGATACGCTGACGGGCGAATGGAAGCTCGTACGCGCCGACGTGCTGCACGACGCCGGGCAGTCGATCAATCCGGCCATCGATATCGGCCAGGTCGAAGGCGGCTTCATCCAGGGCATGGGCTGGCTGACCACTGAGGAACTCTGGTGGAACCGCGACGGTCGACTCATGACGCACGCGCCGTCGACATACAAGATCCCGGCGGTCAGCGATACGCCCGCCGCTTTCCACGTGCAGCTCTACCGCAACGAGAATGCGGAGCCGACAGTATTTCGCTCAAAGGCGGTCGGCGAGCCACCGCTCTTGCTGCCGTTCTCGGTGTTTCTTGCGATCCGCGATGCGATTGCAGCGACGGCGCCGCAAGCGAATCATGCCCCGCCGCTGCGCGCGCCGGCGACGCCCGAGGCGATTCTCGATGCGCTGGAGGCGATGCAGCAGGCAGCGTCCGTTGTGAGCATGCCGGCGGCAGGTTCAAGCGATCCAAAGGAGCCCGAAACAGCAGCAACTTCGGTGGGCAATACAACAGCCGGCGCAGCGCCAAAGACACCGGCCAGCGTCGATACCGCAACATGA
- the xdhA gene encoding xanthine dehydrogenase small subunit has translation MTTQTIRFFYRGAVREVQGVPATRTVLQHLREDLHCTGTKEGCAEGDCGACTVVVGELDANRHLTLKAVNACIQFLPTLDGRALFSVEDLRTADGTLHPVQQAMVDCHGSQCGFCTPGFVMSMWALYENQPAAAGLPTRDEINTALSGNLCRCTGYRPIVDATQKMFDYAQYPRVPFDRAAVAEALKPLQRRDTFEYRAADVRGDAFGTPLFYAPVTLDAFAALRAGHPDARLLAGSTDVGLWVTKQFRDLGDILYLGNVAELKAIERDAQTLTIGAAVTLEDAYAALAVDYPELAELWTRFASLPIRNAGTLGGNVANGSPIGDSMPALLALGAEVVLRNGAKTRTLPLDAFYLGYQKTALAAGEFVAAIRVPRPARNLRFRTYKVSKRYDQDISAVCAAFALQIEDDVIVEARLAFGGMAATPKRAARAEAALTGAAWDDTATQRAMDALAADYQPLSDMRASSAYRLKVARNLLRRFQLETRDDAPLALFDVNAFAFEADVAPAQEPL, from the coding sequence ATGACAACGCAAACCATCCGCTTCTTTTACCGTGGCGCCGTCCGTGAGGTTCAGGGCGTGCCGGCGACGCGCACCGTGCTTCAGCACCTGCGCGAAGACCTGCATTGCACGGGCACCAAGGAAGGTTGCGCGGAAGGCGACTGCGGCGCCTGCACGGTCGTGGTCGGCGAACTCGACGCCAACCGGCACCTCACGCTCAAGGCGGTCAACGCCTGCATCCAGTTTCTGCCCACGCTCGATGGCCGGGCACTCTTCAGTGTCGAAGACCTGCGCACAGCGGACGGCACTCTGCATCCGGTCCAGCAGGCAATGGTCGACTGTCACGGTTCGCAGTGCGGCTTTTGCACGCCGGGCTTCGTTATGTCGATGTGGGCGCTATACGAAAACCAGCCGGCAGCCGCCGGCCTGCCGACGCGCGACGAGATCAATACCGCCCTGTCGGGCAATCTGTGCCGCTGTACTGGCTACCGGCCGATCGTCGACGCTACGCAGAAGATGTTCGATTACGCGCAGTATCCGCGCGTCCCGTTCGATCGCGCGGCGGTTGCCGAGGCGCTAAAGCCGCTGCAACGCCGCGATACTTTCGAATATCGTGCCGCCGATGTACGCGGCGACGCTTTCGGTACGCCACTCTTCTACGCCCCGGTCACGCTCGATGCCTTCGCTGCCTTGCGCGCCGGGCATCCGGACGCACGTCTCCTTGCCGGCAGCACGGATGTCGGGCTATGGGTCACCAAGCAGTTCCGCGATCTCGGCGACATCCTGTATCTCGGCAATGTGGCGGAACTGAAGGCCATCGAGCGCGACGCGCAGACGCTGACAATCGGCGCGGCCGTAACACTGGAAGACGCGTACGCCGCGCTGGCTGTCGATTACCCAGAACTCGCAGAACTCTGGACCCGCTTCGCGTCGCTGCCGATCCGCAACGCGGGCACGCTCGGCGGCAATGTCGCGAACGGCTCGCCGATCGGCGACTCGATGCCGGCACTGCTAGCACTCGGCGCCGAAGTCGTGCTGCGTAACGGTGCCAAAACCCGCACGCTCCCGCTCGACGCTTTTTACCTCGGCTATCAAAAGACGGCGCTGGCTGCCGGCGAATTCGTCGCCGCGATCCGTGTGCCGCGACCGGCGCGAAATCTGCGCTTTCGCACCTACAAGGTCTCGAAGCGTTACGACCAGGACATCTCGGCGGTCTGCGCCGCGTTTGCACTGCAGATCGAGGACGACGTCATTGTCGAGGCGCGCCTCGCCTTCGGCGGCATGGCGGCGACCCCGAAGCGCGCCGCCCGCGCTGAAGCCGCGCTGACCGGCGCGGCCTGGGACGACACGGCAACCCAACGCGCCATGGATGCGCTCGCCGCCGACTATCAGCCGCTCTCCGACATGCGTGCGTCGAGCGCTTATCGGTTGAAGGTGGCGCGCAACCTGCTGCGGCGCTTCCAGCTGGAAACGCGCGATGACGCGCCGCTAGCCCTGTTCGACGTCAATGCGTTTGCATTCGAAGCGGACGTGGCGCCCGCGCAGGAGCCGCTGTGA
- a CDS encoding disulfide bond formation protein B, translated as MNNDNAMLRRERSLLVLLGLICVALVGGALYMQYGLHEDPCPLCILQRYFFLLIAIFAFLGARFDSWRGVRLLEALAALSALAGIATAARHVYVLANPGFSCGFDALQPLVDSLPPAHWLPGVFKVAGLCETAYPPILGLSLPEWSLLAFFVAYVPLVLSLIRNRRRIA; from the coding sequence ATGAATAACGACAATGCAATGCTGCGCCGCGAGCGCTCCCTGCTGGTTCTGCTTGGCCTGATCTGCGTTGCCCTGGTCGGCGGCGCGCTGTACATGCAGTACGGCCTGCACGAAGACCCTTGCCCACTGTGCATTCTGCAGCGCTACTTCTTTCTCCTGATCGCGATCTTTGCGTTCCTCGGCGCGCGCTTCGACAGCTGGCGCGGCGTACGGTTACTCGAAGCGCTGGCTGCGCTGTCGGCGCTGGCCGGCATCGCAACCGCGGCACGCCATGTGTATGTGCTGGCGAATCCGGGTTTTAGCTGCGGCTTCGACGCGCTGCAACCGCTGGTCGACAGCCTGCCGCCGGCTCACTGGCTGCCGGGCGTGTTCAAGGTAGCCGGATTGTGCGAGACCGCGTATCCGCCGATCCTCGGCCTTTCGCTGCCGGAGTGGTCGCTGCTCGCCTTTTTTGTCGCGTATGTGCCGCTGGTGTTGAGCCTCATCCGAAATCGCCGCCGGATCGCCTGA
- a CDS encoding amidase, with product MPTEFTPFPPLAQLAADLAAGRTTSRKLVETALERIADPAGQGSAVFMHVDADRARAAADGHDRLRAAGSVMSPLAGIPVSIKDLFDIEGQVTRAGSSALADAPPATADAVAVARLKRAGAVIVGRTNMSEFAFSGLGLNPHYGHPLSPYRRDVKGDERVSGGSSSGAAASVADGMAAIALGTDTGGSIRIPAALCGLTGFKPTADRIPKQGGVPLSPTLDSFGPIGVSVACCALVDRMLAGLEPRIPAARPLEGVRLGVLTNYVTDGVEPAVAAAIDTALKHLEAAGAIVSEVRFAPLDRLPEINRFGFPSIEAYAWHRPLLEKHRQQYDPRVLTRIMKGQPASAADYLDLVAERSALLEAARSTLWQRFDAIVAPTVPVVPPRVADLVHDDDAFARTNALILRNPSAFNFLDTCALSLPCHPRGDAPVGLMLAGAPHGDDALLAIGRAAEAVLNTIR from the coding sequence ATGCCCACTGAATTCACGCCCTTCCCGCCGCTCGCCCAGCTCGCTGCCGATCTCGCCGCGGGCCGCACCACCAGCCGCAAACTCGTCGAAACCGCGCTCGAACGCATCGCCGACCCAGCCGGCCAGGGTTCGGCCGTTTTCATGCATGTCGATGCCGACCGCGCCCGCGCCGCCGCCGACGGACACGACCGTCTGCGCGCCGCAGGCTCGGTGATGTCGCCGCTTGCGGGGATTCCGGTGTCGATCAAGGACCTGTTCGACATCGAAGGCCAGGTGACCCGCGCCGGTTCGAGCGCACTCGCCGATGCGCCGCCCGCGACCGCCGATGCGGTCGCGGTTGCTCGCCTGAAGCGGGCGGGCGCTGTGATAGTCGGACGCACCAACATGAGCGAGTTCGCGTTCTCCGGGCTCGGGCTGAATCCGCACTACGGGCATCCGCTGTCCCCGTACCGGCGTGATGTGAAAGGCGACGAGCGGGTTTCGGGCGGCTCGTCCTCTGGGGCCGCAGCGTCGGTGGCGGACGGCATGGCCGCTATCGCGCTCGGCACCGACACCGGCGGCTCGATCCGCATCCCCGCCGCGCTGTGCGGCCTGACCGGCTTCAAGCCCACCGCCGATCGCATTCCCAAGCAAGGCGGCGTACCGCTTTCGCCGACGCTCGATTCATTCGGGCCGATCGGCGTCTCGGTTGCCTGCTGCGCACTGGTGGATCGCATGCTGGCGGGGCTCGAGCCGCGCATTCCGGCGGCTCGCCCGCTCGAAGGCGTGCGACTCGGCGTGCTCACCAACTATGTGACGGACGGCGTCGAGCCGGCCGTGGCCGCTGCCATCGACACAGCGCTCAAACATCTGGAAGCCGCCGGCGCGATTGTCAGCGAAGTGCGTTTTGCGCCGCTCGACCGTTTGCCGGAGATCAACCGCTTCGGCTTTCCGTCGATCGAAGCGTACGCGTGGCACCGGCCGCTGCTGGAAAAGCACCGCCAGCAATACGACCCGCGCGTGCTGACCCGCATCATGAAAGGCCAGCCGGCCAGCGCAGCCGACTATCTCGATCTGGTGGCTGAGCGCAGCGCGCTGCTGGAAGCCGCCCGCAGCACGCTGTGGCAACGCTTCGACGCGATCGTCGCGCCCACGGTGCCAGTCGTGCCGCCGCGCGTGGCCGACCTCGTGCATGACGACGATGCCTTTGCCCGCACCAACGCCTTGATCCTGCGCAATCCGAGCGCATTTAATTTCCTCGACACCTGCGCTCTCTCGCTGCCCTGCCATCCGCGCGGCGACGCGCCGGTCGGCCTCATGCTGGCGGGCGCCCCGCACGGCGACGACGCGCTGCTTGCCATTGGCCGCGCCGCCGAAGCCGTGCTCAATACGATCCGGTAG
- a CDS encoding GntR family transcriptional regulator, producing MTLLQTSRAPMTARQNGASLAEQAYEFVKREIITMRLRPSEVLNEAELMTLTGIGRTPVHQALHRLVHEGMLTIMPRKGIMVRPVSLDDVLAIIDVRLINEGHCVELAARHAQAHDYEVMEALLERSKVCVAAHDVEGMMDIDREFHLAISAASRNPVLADILRGLHERSLRFWFISLSEPHHLEDVHEEHLELFRLLRERDADGARQSVQRHIEAFRATLFNRI from the coding sequence ATGACGCTTTTGCAGACTTCCCGCGCTCCCATGACCGCCCGCCAAAACGGTGCGAGCCTCGCCGAACAGGCCTATGAATTCGTCAAGCGCGAAATCATCACCATGCGTTTGCGCCCAAGCGAAGTGCTCAACGAGGCCGAGCTGATGACGCTGACCGGCATTGGCCGCACACCCGTTCATCAGGCGCTGCACCGGCTCGTGCACGAGGGCATGCTGACGATCATGCCGCGCAAGGGCATCATGGTGCGTCCGGTCTCGCTCGACGACGTGCTCGCGATCATCGACGTGCGCCTGATCAACGAAGGCCATTGTGTCGAACTGGCGGCGCGCCACGCTCAGGCGCATGATTACGAAGTGATGGAAGCGCTACTCGAGCGCTCCAAGGTGTGCGTCGCTGCGCATGACGTAGAAGGCATGATGGATATCGACCGCGAATTCCATCTGGCGATTTCGGCGGCGTCGCGTAATCCGGTGCTCGCCGATATCCTGCGCGGGCTGCATGAGCGATCGCTGCGTTTCTGGTTTATCTCGCTGTCCGAACCGCACCATCTCGAGGATGTCCACGAGGAACATCTCGAACTGTTTCGCTTGCTGCGCGAGCGCGATGCCGACGGCGCACGCCAGTCGGTACAGCGCCATATCGAAGCGTTTCGCGCGACCCTCTTCAACCGGATTTAA
- a CDS encoding MFS transporter has translation MNPAPPSAELRVTAHTGSSQDAAIEASALRKITWRIMPFLFLVYVLSYLDRVNIGYAKLQFTGDLGLSNTAYGLGAGIFFFGYFVFEVPSNLLLKKFGARATIARITMLWGALSCVMMFVRSETMFYVLRFLLGVAEAGLVPGVVLYLTFWFPSDRRARMVAVFMAAIPVAGIIGAPLSGFLMSALHEAHGLRGWQWMFLIEGIPSILAGFWALAVLRNTPAEAAWLDDEEKRVVLARLARENSAAASAGAEHNLRAALCSGRFWLLTLIYFCLVTGNAGFSFWLPQIVKDLGVTNLVSNGFVTAIPYLAAGIGMILIGRSSDVTGERRWHYAVCCFIGAAGLLGSASVTNSIPLAVTGLSIAYIGILAGFGIFWSMSTTFLQGSAAVAGIAVINSIANLAGYVSPYVLGVVKDATHSVTFGLVLIAGALIVGGLVTLLMPRVKVPHGVAELA, from the coding sequence ATGAACCCTGCCCCGCCGTCAGCAGAGTTGCGTGTGACCGCCCACACCGGGTCTTCCCAGGACGCTGCCATCGAAGCCAGCGCGCTGCGAAAAATCACCTGGCGCATCATGCCGTTCCTGTTTCTGGTCTACGTGCTGTCGTATCTCGATCGTGTCAACATCGGCTACGCGAAACTGCAGTTCACGGGCGACCTCGGCTTGTCGAACACCGCTTACGGACTCGGCGCAGGGATCTTCTTCTTCGGCTATTTCGTCTTCGAAGTGCCGAGCAACCTCCTGCTGAAGAAATTCGGCGCCCGCGCGACGATCGCCCGCATCACGATGCTGTGGGGCGCGCTGTCGTGCGTGATGATGTTCGTGCGCTCGGAGACAATGTTCTACGTGTTGCGCTTCCTGCTCGGCGTGGCGGAAGCCGGGCTCGTCCCGGGCGTCGTGCTGTACCTGACGTTCTGGTTTCCATCGGACCGGCGCGCCCGGATGGTGGCCGTGTTCATGGCGGCGATTCCGGTGGCGGGGATCATCGGTGCGCCGCTTTCGGGCTTCCTGATGTCGGCGCTGCACGAAGCCCACGGGCTACGCGGCTGGCAGTGGATGTTCCTGATCGAAGGTATTCCCTCGATCCTCGCCGGCTTCTGGGCGCTGGCCGTGCTGCGCAATACGCCCGCTGAAGCAGCCTGGCTCGATGACGAGGAAAAACGCGTCGTCCTCGCCCGGCTAGCACGCGAAAACAGCGCAGCGGCGTCCGCCGGCGCCGAACACAACCTGCGCGCCGCGCTGTGCTCCGGGCGCTTCTGGCTGCTGACACTGATCTACTTCTGTCTGGTCACGGGCAACGCCGGCTTCTCGTTCTGGTTGCCGCAGATCGTCAAGGATCTCGGCGTCACCAACCTGGTGAGCAACGGGTTCGTCACCGCCATCCCCTATCTGGCGGCAGGGATCGGCATGATCCTGATCGGACGTTCGTCGGACGTCACCGGCGAGCGGCGCTGGCACTATGCCGTGTGCTGTTTCATCGGCGCGGCCGGACTGCTCGGCAGCGCGTCGGTGACGAACTCGATTCCGCTGGCGGTGACCGGCCTGTCGATCGCCTATATCGGCATCCTCGCGGGCTTCGGCATTTTCTGGTCGATGTCGACCACGTTCCTGCAAGGCAGCGCCGCTGTGGCCGGCATCGCCGTGATCAACTCGATCGCCAATCTGGCCGGCTACGTCAGCCCGTATGTGCTCGGCGTCGTCAAGGATGCGACGCATAGCGTGACCTTCGGACTCGTGCTGATCGCGGGAGCGCTGATCGTCGGCGGACTCGTCACGCTGCTGATGCCGCGGGTCAAGGTGCCGCACGGCGTGGCGGAGCTCGCGTGA
- a CDS encoding DUF2848 domain-containing protein: protein MTQLSFNVSNVSGRSETSAPLMIEVNRLTIAGWAGRDRAAIEHHIVELAELGVKRPSTTPCFYRLGAELLTQAEQIDVVGSRSSGEAECVLVQSTAGLLVTVGSDHTDREVEAYGVTVSKQVCPKPLARDAWRFDDVAGHWDQLQLRAFAVANGLRRVYQQGSVSSLLAASDLLERAPLAAGAAMFCGTLAVEGGIVGMVDGDALELELHDPVLNRTLRHAYRVHALPIVE, encoded by the coding sequence ATGACGCAGTTATCGTTCAACGTATCCAACGTAAGTGGCCGCTCCGAAACCAGCGCGCCGCTGATGATCGAAGTGAACCGTTTGACCATTGCCGGGTGGGCGGGACGCGACCGCGCGGCCATCGAACATCACATTGTCGAACTCGCCGAACTGGGTGTGAAGCGGCCCTCGACCACGCCCTGCTTCTACCGCCTCGGCGCCGAATTGCTGACGCAAGCCGAACAGATCGACGTGGTTGGCAGCCGTTCAAGCGGCGAGGCCGAGTGCGTGCTGGTGCAGTCGACGGCCGGCCTTCTTGTCACCGTCGGCTCGGATCACACCGACCGTGAGGTCGAGGCCTACGGCGTGACGGTGTCGAAGCAGGTGTGTCCGAAGCCGCTCGCCCGCGACGCGTGGCGCTTCGACGACGTCGCCGGCCATTGGGACCAGTTGCAGTTGCGCGCCTTTGCGGTTGCCAACGGTCTGCGCAGGGTCTATCAGCAAGGCAGCGTCTCCTCGTTGCTGGCGGCATCGGACCTGCTCGAGCGTGCCCCGCTCGCAGCGGGTGCCGCCATGTTCTGCGGCACGCTTGCGGTCGAAGGCGGCATCGTCGGCATGGTCGACGGCGACGCGCTCGAACTCGAATTGCACGACCCAGTGCTGAACCGCACGCTGCGCCACGCTTACCGCGTGCATGCGTTACCTATCGTCGAATGA
- a CDS encoding cation:proton antiporter, which yields MHHGIGFIQDLAVIMALAGVVTVLFHRLKQPVVLGYIAAGVIIGPYTPPFQLIHDEQTIQTLGELGVVFLMFSLGLEFSLRKLFQVGATAIVAALSEIVLMLWLGYEIGSAFGWSSMDSLFLGAILAISSTTIIVKALSELGLKRERFAQLVFGILIVEDILAIAMLVLLSGIAQTGQLSAGIALVTLGKLLLFMTVSLVVGVLVVPRALNYVARSGSDEMLLVSVLGFCFGFCLLVVKLDYSIALGAFLIGAIMAESRHLRRIEHLIAPLRDAFSAIFFVTIGLMLNPHVLVDYAWPIAVITVAVIVGKIVSCGLGTFLAGKDGRTAMRVGMTVSQIGEFSFIIASLGLTLKVTSAFLYPIAVAVSALTTLFTPYLIRAADPLTQRLGRAMPRPVANVFGMYSQWLESLRPAGGGPTPFSITRRIVLQIAVNLALVVAIFLAVTYGASYANPLLDRWLPSEPLQRVVLWSAALLLSLPFLVAVYRKTKSLALLLAELSVQPAKAGRFTRAIRSAISDLVPIVSMVGVFLLLVALSGGILPPTGLLVVVLVCAALLVTLLWRWCVKIHAALQIALRETFDEQPDP from the coding sequence ATGCACCACGGAATTGGCTTCATTCAGGACCTGGCGGTGATCATGGCGCTCGCGGGCGTCGTCACCGTGCTGTTCCATCGCCTGAAACAGCCGGTGGTGCTTGGGTATATCGCCGCGGGAGTGATCATCGGACCGTACACCCCGCCGTTCCAGTTGATCCACGACGAGCAGACCATCCAGACGCTCGGCGAACTCGGCGTCGTGTTCCTGATGTTTTCGCTGGGACTGGAATTCAGCCTGCGCAAGCTGTTTCAGGTCGGCGCCACAGCGATTGTCGCGGCGCTCTCCGAGATCGTGCTGATGCTATGGCTCGGTTACGAGATCGGCAGCGCGTTCGGCTGGAGTTCGATGGATTCGCTGTTTCTCGGCGCGATCCTCGCCATCTCGTCGACGACGATCATCGTCAAGGCGCTATCGGAACTCGGCCTCAAGCGTGAGCGCTTTGCACAACTCGTGTTCGGGATTCTGATCGTCGAGGACATCCTCGCCATCGCGATGCTCGTGTTGCTGTCGGGCATAGCGCAGACAGGCCAGTTGAGCGCGGGTATCGCACTCGTCACGCTAGGCAAACTGCTGCTGTTCATGACGGTATCGCTGGTGGTGGGGGTACTCGTCGTGCCGCGTGCGCTCAATTACGTGGCGCGCTCGGGGAGCGACGAGATGCTGCTCGTGTCCGTGCTCGGCTTCTGCTTTGGCTTTTGCCTTTTGGTCGTCAAGCTCGATTACAGCATTGCGCTCGGCGCGTTTCTGATCGGTGCAATCATGGCCGAGTCGCGCCATCTGCGTCGTATCGAGCATCTGATTGCACCGCTGCGCGATGCGTTTTCGGCCATCTTCTTCGTCACCATCGGGCTGATGCTCAACCCACATGTGCTGGTCGACTACGCGTGGCCGATTGCGGTCATTACGGTCGCGGTGATCGTCGGCAAGATCGTCTCCTGCGGCCTCGGCACGTTCCTCGCCGGCAAGGACGGACGCACCGCGATGCGGGTCGGCATGACGGTGTCGCAGATTGGCGAGTTCTCCTTCATCATTGCCTCGCTCGGTCTCACGCTGAAGGTGACGAGTGCGTTTCTTTATCCGATTGCGGTTGCCGTGTCGGCGCTGACCACGTTGTTCACACCGTACCTGATCCGCGCCGCCGATCCGCTGACGCAGCGCCTCGGACGTGCGATGCCACGTCCCGTCGCCAACGTGTTCGGCATGTACTCGCAATGGCTCGAGAGTCTGCGGCCGGCCGGCGGCGGCCCGACACCGTTTAGCATCACACGTCGGATCGTTCTGCAGATTGCAGTGAACCTCGCGCTGGTGGTGGCGATCTTTCTCGCGGTGACGTACGGCGCGTCCTACGCGAACCCGTTACTCGACCGTTGGCTACCCTCTGAGCCACTGCAACGCGTGGTGCTTTGGAGCGCGGCGTTGCTTCTGTCGCTGCCGTTTCTGGTCGCCGTGTATCGCAAGACCAAATCGCTCGCGTTGCTGCTTGCCGAACTCAGCGTCCAGCCGGCGAAAGCCGGGCGCTTCACGCGTGCGATCCGCTCGGCGATTTCCGATCTTGTGCCGATCGTTTCGATGGTCGGTGTGTTCCTGCTGCTGGTGGCACTTTCAGGCGGCATCCTGCCGCCCACCGGGTTGCTGGTGGTGGTGCTGGTATGTGCAGCGCTTCTGGTTACGCTGCTCTGGCGCTGGTGCGTGAAGATCCACGCGGCCCTGCAGATCGCATTGCGCGAAACTTTCGACGAGCAACCTGATCCATAA